DNA sequence from the Prolixibacter sp. SD074 genome:
AATTATGAACCCCGGTCACCTTCCGGAAGATGATTTTAATACAATGTTGTCGGCCCTGCAACAAAGGAAGGAGTGGAAAGGTGAGTTTCTAAACCGTAAAAAGAACGGCAGCTTTTATTGGGAAACTGTAACGATATCGCCCATTACCAACGATGCCGGTGAAATTACTCAGTACATCGTTATCATGGAAGATGTGACGGATAAGAAGCGGGCTGAAAACGAGCTGAAGAATAGTGAGGCATCGTTGAGAGAGGCACAGGAAATTGCCCGGATGGGGGACTGGGAGTACGATCTGGTTAACGAAACCATGCATGCTTCAGAAAACTGCAACAAGATATTCGGTTTGGATCCCGAAAAGAGAATGCTATCCTACCGCGATTTTCTGGAGCGACTATTGCCAGATGACCAGTATCTGATGAGAAAATTATTTGATCGACTTTCGTCCGAAAAACAGATGATTGAAGATGAGATACGCATCGTTCTTCCGGATGGCCAACAACGATGGTTAAATAACCGCATTGTTTCGATTTTTGAAAATAGTGTGCTTGTCAGGCTCAAAGGTGTGGTAATGGATATTACGGAATACAAACAAATGGAAAAAGCCCTGGTGAAAGCGAAGGAACAAGCGGAGGAGGGAGATAAGCTCAAATCAGCTTTCCTGGCCAATATCAGTCATGAGATCAGAACGCCGATGAATGCTATCGTTGGTTTTGCGAATTTGCTGGAAGAGCATATCGACTCGGAAAAACGTGGACAGTTTGTTCGTATCATCAATTCAAATGCTGACCATCTGCTGAACATTGTCGACGATGTGATGGCTGTTTCCCGCCTCGATACAGAGGCAATTCCATTAAAAGAAACAGATTTTTGTCCATCTGAGCTGCTGGAAGATTTGCACCTTTCGTTCCTTCGCGAAGTGCGGAGCAAGCCTGTAGCTCTGCTTAAAAAACTTCCAAATGCCGCCGGACAGGATCGTTTAATTGCTGACCGTGAGAAAATCCGGCAGGTCATGTCAAGCTTTCTCTCCAATGCCATCAAATATACCCGGGAAGGAACAATTGAAATAGGCTATGCCATCCAGGGAAGTGGTGCCCGCTTTTTCGTTCGTGATACGGGAATGGGGATCCGAAAAGAAGAGCACAAGAAAATTTTCGAACGCTTTTACCGGACTGTGAGCGCACAGAAGCAAGCTATCGGGGGAACGGGATTAGGCCTTAGCATAGCTGAAAGCCTGGTACAGCTGATGGGCGGACAAATTGGTGTGGAATCGATCCCCGGAAAAGGCTCCGTTTTTTACTTCACAATCCCTTCGTCAGGAAAGTAAGACGAATTAGAATGAAAAGAGCCCGGAGTGAGATTCCGGGCAGCTTTTGTACGGGAAAATGGATTACTGTTATTTGATAAGGAGGGACTCTGTGTGTTGCTTGTCTCAATTCAGCCGGTTAGTCAGTTGTTTCATATTCGGGTATGTTGGTGCGATAATATTCCCTGATCAGTAAATTGTTTTCGTGCTCGTTATCTTTGAGTATCCTGGCAATATGTCCTTCAAATATCTGCTTCACGATAGTTCGGGTTTGGTCGGGATAGAATACCGGAATGGGCTTGCCATCTGATAACCAGTCACCAATCTTCGGCAGATTTTTTTCTTTTAGATTTTTGATAACCGGTACTCCCATCTGTTTCAGCGCAGCTGCATTACATTGCTGTTCATATTGGCTTTTCATAGGAATTACCATCAACTTCTTGCCCAGGAATAAGGTTTCTGCCGGAGTTTCAAAACCTGCTCCGCAAAGTACGCCTGTCGATTCGGCCATGCTTTTCAGAAATGCCCCGTTCGAAACAGTACGAACGGTGATGTTTCCTTTCTGATAGGTCGACCGGGTGTGTTTAGAGAAGATCTCCCAGCGTATGTCATCAAAAAAAGAAAGCTTTTTAATCAGCTTTTTATCATCGAAAGCCGGGAGGTAAACTGTGTAGTGTCCTTTGTCATCGGTTTCTGTATCCCGCACCTGTTTCCGGATGACCGGTGTAAAAATATGCTCGTCGTAAGGAGCGAAATGAAAACTTATCTGGAAATCGGTGGGAGCATAGTTTTCTAACAGGAAAGTCGCTGCCGGGTCTTTTTTTGATGGTCGGGGCACTTGTTTGCTTAGCAGCGAAGCCTGATGGCTGAGTGAAATGCACGGTACATTTTTCCGACGGCATGCCCATGCCGAAACCGGTTCGAAATCGTTGATAACCAAGTCATAATTTTTTACCGGAAGGGTATTAATCTCCTTCATCAGGCTGGAAATATTGGCATTGCGATAAGTGCTCAGGATATCGATTCCTCCGTTTTTACCGAAGACAAAACCCAGTCCTTTTTTCCGGTATTTAACCGGATGTCCCAACTCAACTTCGGCTTGCGTTCCGCTGATCAGAATATCGAGCCGGGCATATTCTTCAATTACCGGAATAATGTCCCGTGCCCGGCTCAAATGGCCGTTTCCGGTTCCTTGTATGGCGTAGAGGACTTTCATGCTTCCGCTTGAAATTCGTTTAGCAGTACCTGGAAAAGCTCTTTCGGATCGAAATCAACCAGTTGTTCGCGTTCGTTGGGAGTGAAGCCGTCTTCTTCCACAAAATCGTCGCGGAAACTGAATATTTTCCACTCGCCATCGTCGTACTCCAGACTGGTGAGGTTTTCAATCCAATCGCCTGAATTCAGATAGGTAATGTTGCCTTGCGGGAATTCCAATTCTTTGATTTCGGGGTGGTGAATGTGCCCACAGACGATGTTTTTGTACCCTTTCTTTGCGCCCAACGATGCCGCCGTGTCTTCGAAAGAGTTGATATATTTTACGGCGCCTTTCACCGAGTTTTTCACCTTTTTAGAGAACGAAACGGGTTCAAATCCGAATTGACGGTTGATCCAGTTGACTTTAGTATTCAGCCAAATCAGGGTATCGTAACCAATCGCTCCGAGTTTGGCCAGCCATTTGGAATATTGCATCACTACATCGAATACATCGCCATGGAAAAACCAGCTGCGGTTGCCGTCCAAGTCGAGTTCCAGCTGATTTACAATCTTCAGCTTCCCGATTTTTAGTCCGCTGAAGCGGCGGAACATTTCATCGTGGTTTCCGGTAATGTAATAAATGTTGGTGCGTTTGGATGCCATTCCCAGCAGGTGTTTAATTACTTTCAGGTGTGATTTTGGGAAATAGCGTTTCCTGAATTGCCAGATGTCGATGATGTCACCGTTCAGAATTAAGGTTTTGGGACGAATGCTTTTCAGGTATTTCAGCAATTCGGTGGCGTGGCTTCCGGCGGTTCCAAGATGAATATCTGATAGAACCACCAGATCAATTTTTCTTTGTTTAGTCATACGTTTTAATCAAAATTGGCATATGGCAATTAAGTCATGTTCAATGTCTTGCATGTTAAGCTGAAATGATGGTATGATGAATAAAACGGAAGGTTATTGTTAGTGGAATACTACCAGTCATATGATTGTAGTATGGACTTAATTTGTGCATAACAATAGCGTACAGGGTTTACTGTTGAAAGACAATTGTGGAAGAAACCGGCGTTAAGCAGGTAATATATCTGGGCGGCATTAGTAACGGCCAAAAACTTTCGAAACATCTTCGTTCCGGGGGAAAATTACCTCAGAAGTGAAGGCAAAAAAAGGATAGATGCCATCTATCCTTTTCCAACCTAACTAAACTAACTAATCCATAAAACGAATTCCAAACCTGTGTTTGAAAATCGCTGCAAATATATATTGAAAAACATAATTTGTATGTTAAGTGTGCCTTAAAAAATGAAGACAAAGTCAAAATATTTTTCATCGGCATAAGCTTCGTCTTTGTTTGAAATTAGTATCGGCAGGTGGTGTGAGGCGATGGTCACCTGCGAACTGAATTGTGGATTTGGATGGCAGCAATTTTTAGGCATAAAAAAAAGGATAGACGGGCATCTATCCTTTCCAACCTAACTAAATCAATAAAACTAACTAAATCCAAACCTATGAATAAAAATCTATTACAAATATATGCTGAAAAACATGTTTCTGTGTTAAGTCATTTTTAAAAGAAGATTAAATCGATAATAAGTCATACCAATATCGGATTTGATTATGCCGGGAATTCAAACGCTGTTTACGATTCAAAATGCATTGGGGGAATTCCCGAATCTTAGGCATAAAAAAAAGGATAGACGGGCATCTATCCTTTCCAACCTAACTAAACCAATAAAACTAACTAAATCCAAACCTATGAATAAAAATCTATTACAAATATATGCTGAAAAACATGTTTGTGTGTTAAGCTACTTTTAAAAGAATTTTAAAAAGATGATCTTTTTGGTATGGCTGTTTTTAATTGTCCTTTTATTTTTTTGTCGGTCATATTACGTCATTTTACACCTGTC
Encoded proteins:
- a CDS encoding UDP-2,3-diacylglucosamine diphosphatase encodes the protein MTKQRKIDLVVLSDIHLGTAGSHATELLKYLKSIRPKTLILNGDIIDIWQFRKRYFPKSHLKVIKHLLGMASKRTNIYYITGNHDEMFRRFSGLKIGKLKIVNQLELDLDGNRSWFFHGDVFDVVMQYSKWLAKLGAIGYDTLIWLNTKVNWINRQFGFEPVSFSKKVKNSVKGAVKYINSFEDTAASLGAKKGYKNIVCGHIHHPEIKELEFPQGNITYLNSGDWIENLTSLEYDDGEWKIFSFRDDFVEEDGFTPNEREQLVDFDPKELFQVLLNEFQAEA
- a CDS encoding glycosyltransferase family protein, with product MKVLYAIQGTGNGHLSRARDIIPVIEEYARLDILISGTQAEVELGHPVKYRKKGLGFVFGKNGGIDILSTYRNANISSLMKEINTLPVKNYDLVINDFEPVSAWACRRKNVPCISLSHQASLLSKQVPRPSKKDPAATFLLENYAPTDFQISFHFAPYDEHIFTPVIRKQVRDTETDDKGHYTVYLPAFDDKKLIKKLSFFDDIRWEIFSKHTRSTYQKGNITVRTVSNGAFLKSMAESTGVLCGAGFETPAETLFLGKKLMVIPMKSQYEQQCNAAALKQMGVPVIKNLKEKNLPKIGDWLSDGKPIPVFYPDQTRTIVKQIFEGHIARILKDNEHENNLLIREYYRTNIPEYETTD